Proteins encoded in a region of the Poecilia reticulata strain Guanapo linkage group LG14, Guppy_female_1.0+MT, whole genome shotgun sequence genome:
- the LOC103475338 gene encoding solute carrier family 22 member 5-like isoform X1 has product MKDYEEIVAFLDQWGCFQKAVFFLLCASIIPNGFGAFNLVFLTDVPDHHCFVPDLNLSEEWRKSIIPKTVLNGKQELSRCSRYRLDVVQNLSDGGFIPGRDINLTDLEEERCVDGWSYSTDTYLSNVVTEFDLVCSNQWAQPFTTSVFFIGVLVGSFFSGQLSDRYGRKPILFATMAAQTIFTFAQVFSTSWTMFVILLFFNGLGQISNFVAALVLGAELLTGNVRILYSSMGTCLGFAVGYILLPVVAYFLRDWKSLLMALSLPCLAYIPLWWLLPESPRWLLSQGRVKEAEAVIRKAARWNKVQAPTGIFETYSVKETKSDKEPSSVLDLFRNSSIRITTLVLCLVSFAMTTGYYSLSFNTAQLHADPYVSCFIAAVVEIPAYVSSWIALRFLPRRLSVSGTLILGSLPLFVLLLVPEELFGVSLALEMVGKFAFTTGASLMFAYTTELYPTSLRNTATGTTTTVSRTGSCISPFLLSLGGYFSYLPYVTIGSLGAATAFVALLLPETFKQPLPETLQQMHERQRSKCPCIQKTEASEPVVLPDSPL; this is encoded by the exons ATGAAAGATTATGAGGagattgttgcttttttggATCAGTGGGGATGTTTTCAAAAAGCCgtcttttttttgctctgtgcGAGTATTATCCCCAATGGATTCGGTGCTTTCAATCTTGTTTTTCTGACTGATGTACCAGATCACCACTGCTTCGTACCGGACCTCAATCTCTCAGAGGAGTGGAGGAAAAGCATTATACCAAAAACA GTGCTGAATGGAAAACAGGAACTAAGCAGATGCAGCAGATACAGACTTGATGTCGTCCAGAATCTCTCTGATGGAGGATTTATTCCTGGCAGAGACATCAACCTCACCGACCTGGAGGAGGAGCGATGTGTGGACGGCTGGAGCTACAGCACAGATACTTACCTCTCCAATGTAGTGACAGAG TTTGACTTGGTCTGCAGTAACCAGTGGGCGCAGCCGTTTACcacttcagttttctttatcGGAGTTCTTGTTGGATCCTTCTTCTCGGGACAGCTGTCGGACAG GTACGGACGAAAACCTATTCTATTTGCAACGATGGCTGCACAAACAATATTTACCTTTGCTCAAGTCTTTTCTACCTCATGGACCATGTTTGTCATTCTCCTCTTCTTCAACGGACTGGGACAAATATCCAACTTTGTTGCAGCTTTAGTTCTTG GTGCTGAGCTTTTGACTGGTAACGTGCGTATCCTTTATTCATCTATGGGCACATGCTTAGGCTTTGCTGTTGGATACATACTGCTTCCTGTCGTCGCTTACTTTTTGAGGGATTGGAAATCTCTCCTCATGGCTCTCTCGCTCCCTTGTCTGGCCTACATCCCCCTCTGGTG GCTTCTCCCAGAGTCTCCTCGGTGGCTTCTGTCTCAAGGCAGAGTAAAGGAAGCCGAGGCTGTAATCAGAAAAGCTGCTCGATGGAACAAAGTTCAAGCTCCAACAGGCATCTTTGAAACTTACAGT GTTAAAGAGACAAAATCTGACAAGGAACCAAGCAGCGTGTTGGACCTTTTCAGGAACAGCAGCATCAGAATCACAACTCTCGTCCTCTGCTTGGTGTC CTTCGCCATGACGACTGGCTACTACAGTCTGTCGTTTAACACGGCTCAGCTCCACGCTGACCCCTACGTGAGCTGCTTCATCGCCGCAGTGGTGGAGATCCCTGCATACGTCTCCAGCTGGATCGCACTCAGATTCCTTCCCCGTCGACTTTCTGTCTCTGGGACGTTGATCCTTGGATCTCTGCCGCTGTTCGTATTACTGCTGGTGCCAGAAG AGCTGTTTGGTGTTTCTCTTGCGCTGGAGATGGTGGGTAAGTTCGCTTTCACGACCGGGGCCTCCCTGATGTTCGCCTACACCACAGAGCTTTACCCAACATCCCTGAGGAACACCGCGACAGGGACAACCACCACAGTTTCCAGGACTGGAAGTTGCATCAGTCCTTTTCTGTTAAGTCTTG GTGGATACTTCAGCTATTTGCCTTATGTGACTATTGGCTCCCTGGGAGCTGCTACTGCCTTTGTTGCTCTTTTGCTTCCAGAGACTTTTAAGCAACCGCTGCCTGAAACCCTTCAACAAATGCATGAAAGACAAAG GTCCAAATGTCCCTGCATCCAAAAAACTGAAGCCTCAGAACCAGTCGTGTTACCAGACAGTCCTCTGTGA
- the LOC103475338 gene encoding solute carrier family 22 member 5-like isoform X2, with the protein MVICVSCMPVSEVQHTVSVTSGTSDSTTRINNYHHCFVPDLNLSEEWRKSIIPKTVLNGKQELSRCSRYRLDVVQNLSDGGFIPGRDINLTDLEEERCVDGWSYSTDTYLSNVVTEFDLVCSNQWAQPFTTSVFFIGVLVGSFFSGQLSDRYGRKPILFATMAAQTIFTFAQVFSTSWTMFVILLFFNGLGQISNFVAALVLGAELLTGNVRILYSSMGTCLGFAVGYILLPVVAYFLRDWKSLLMALSLPCLAYIPLWWLLPESPRWLLSQGRVKEAEAVIRKAARWNKVQAPTGIFETYSVKETKSDKEPSSVLDLFRNSSIRITTLVLCLVSFAMTTGYYSLSFNTAQLHADPYVSCFIAAVVEIPAYVSSWIALRFLPRRLSVSGTLILGSLPLFVLLLVPEELFGVSLALEMVGKFAFTTGASLMFAYTTELYPTSLRNTATGTTTTVSRTGSCISPFLLSLGGYFSYLPYVTIGSLGAATAFVALLLPETFKQPLPETLQQMHERQRSKCPCIQKTEASEPVVLPDSPL; encoded by the exons ATGGTGATTTGTGTGAGCTGCATGCCAGTGAGCGAGGTGCAGCACACAGTGAGCGTGACGTCCGGCACTTCGGATTCCACAACCCGTATCAATAACT ATCACCACTGCTTCGTACCGGACCTCAATCTCTCAGAGGAGTGGAGGAAAAGCATTATACCAAAAACA GTGCTGAATGGAAAACAGGAACTAAGCAGATGCAGCAGATACAGACTTGATGTCGTCCAGAATCTCTCTGATGGAGGATTTATTCCTGGCAGAGACATCAACCTCACCGACCTGGAGGAGGAGCGATGTGTGGACGGCTGGAGCTACAGCACAGATACTTACCTCTCCAATGTAGTGACAGAG TTTGACTTGGTCTGCAGTAACCAGTGGGCGCAGCCGTTTACcacttcagttttctttatcGGAGTTCTTGTTGGATCCTTCTTCTCGGGACAGCTGTCGGACAG GTACGGACGAAAACCTATTCTATTTGCAACGATGGCTGCACAAACAATATTTACCTTTGCTCAAGTCTTTTCTACCTCATGGACCATGTTTGTCATTCTCCTCTTCTTCAACGGACTGGGACAAATATCCAACTTTGTTGCAGCTTTAGTTCTTG GTGCTGAGCTTTTGACTGGTAACGTGCGTATCCTTTATTCATCTATGGGCACATGCTTAGGCTTTGCTGTTGGATACATACTGCTTCCTGTCGTCGCTTACTTTTTGAGGGATTGGAAATCTCTCCTCATGGCTCTCTCGCTCCCTTGTCTGGCCTACATCCCCCTCTGGTG GCTTCTCCCAGAGTCTCCTCGGTGGCTTCTGTCTCAAGGCAGAGTAAAGGAAGCCGAGGCTGTAATCAGAAAAGCTGCTCGATGGAACAAAGTTCAAGCTCCAACAGGCATCTTTGAAACTTACAGT GTTAAAGAGACAAAATCTGACAAGGAACCAAGCAGCGTGTTGGACCTTTTCAGGAACAGCAGCATCAGAATCACAACTCTCGTCCTCTGCTTGGTGTC CTTCGCCATGACGACTGGCTACTACAGTCTGTCGTTTAACACGGCTCAGCTCCACGCTGACCCCTACGTGAGCTGCTTCATCGCCGCAGTGGTGGAGATCCCTGCATACGTCTCCAGCTGGATCGCACTCAGATTCCTTCCCCGTCGACTTTCTGTCTCTGGGACGTTGATCCTTGGATCTCTGCCGCTGTTCGTATTACTGCTGGTGCCAGAAG AGCTGTTTGGTGTTTCTCTTGCGCTGGAGATGGTGGGTAAGTTCGCTTTCACGACCGGGGCCTCCCTGATGTTCGCCTACACCACAGAGCTTTACCCAACATCCCTGAGGAACACCGCGACAGGGACAACCACCACAGTTTCCAGGACTGGAAGTTGCATCAGTCCTTTTCTGTTAAGTCTTG GTGGATACTTCAGCTATTTGCCTTATGTGACTATTGGCTCCCTGGGAGCTGCTACTGCCTTTGTTGCTCTTTTGCTTCCAGAGACTTTTAAGCAACCGCTGCCTGAAACCCTTCAACAAATGCATGAAAGACAAAG GTCCAAATGTCCCTGCATCCAAAAAACTGAAGCCTCAGAACCAGTCGTGTTACCAGACAGTCCTCTGTGA
- the LOC103475338 gene encoding solute carrier family 22 member 5-like isoform X3, whose protein sequence is MKDYEEIVAFLDQWGCFQKAVFFLLCASIIPNGFGAFNLVFLTDVPDHHCFVPDLNLSEEWRKSIIPKTVLNGKQELSRCSRYRLDVVQNLSDGGFIPGRDINLTDLEEERCVDGWSYSTDTYLSNVVTEFDLVCSNQWAQPFTTSVFFIGVLVGSFFSGQLSDRYGRKPILFATMAAQTIFTFAQVFSTSWTMFVILLFFNGLGQISNFVAALVLGFAVGYILLPVVAYFLRDWKSLLMALSLPCLAYIPLWWLLPESPRWLLSQGRVKEAEAVIRKAARWNKVQAPTGIFETYSVKETKSDKEPSSVLDLFRNSSIRITTLVLCLVSFAMTTGYYSLSFNTAQLHADPYVSCFIAAVVEIPAYVSSWIALRFLPRRLSVSGTLILGSLPLFVLLLVPEELFGVSLALEMVGKFAFTTGASLMFAYTTELYPTSLRNTATGTTTTVSRTGSCISPFLLSLGGYFSYLPYVTIGSLGAATAFVALLLPETFKQPLPETLQQMHERQRSKCPCIQKTEASEPVVLPDSPL, encoded by the exons ATGAAAGATTATGAGGagattgttgcttttttggATCAGTGGGGATGTTTTCAAAAAGCCgtcttttttttgctctgtgcGAGTATTATCCCCAATGGATTCGGTGCTTTCAATCTTGTTTTTCTGACTGATGTACCAGATCACCACTGCTTCGTACCGGACCTCAATCTCTCAGAGGAGTGGAGGAAAAGCATTATACCAAAAACA GTGCTGAATGGAAAACAGGAACTAAGCAGATGCAGCAGATACAGACTTGATGTCGTCCAGAATCTCTCTGATGGAGGATTTATTCCTGGCAGAGACATCAACCTCACCGACCTGGAGGAGGAGCGATGTGTGGACGGCTGGAGCTACAGCACAGATACTTACCTCTCCAATGTAGTGACAGAG TTTGACTTGGTCTGCAGTAACCAGTGGGCGCAGCCGTTTACcacttcagttttctttatcGGAGTTCTTGTTGGATCCTTCTTCTCGGGACAGCTGTCGGACAG GTACGGACGAAAACCTATTCTATTTGCAACGATGGCTGCACAAACAATATTTACCTTTGCTCAAGTCTTTTCTACCTCATGGACCATGTTTGTCATTCTCCTCTTCTTCAACGGACTGGGACAAATATCCAACTTTGTTGCAGCTTTAGTTCTTG GCTTTGCTGTTGGATACATACTGCTTCCTGTCGTCGCTTACTTTTTGAGGGATTGGAAATCTCTCCTCATGGCTCTCTCGCTCCCTTGTCTGGCCTACATCCCCCTCTGGTG GCTTCTCCCAGAGTCTCCTCGGTGGCTTCTGTCTCAAGGCAGAGTAAAGGAAGCCGAGGCTGTAATCAGAAAAGCTGCTCGATGGAACAAAGTTCAAGCTCCAACAGGCATCTTTGAAACTTACAGT GTTAAAGAGACAAAATCTGACAAGGAACCAAGCAGCGTGTTGGACCTTTTCAGGAACAGCAGCATCAGAATCACAACTCTCGTCCTCTGCTTGGTGTC CTTCGCCATGACGACTGGCTACTACAGTCTGTCGTTTAACACGGCTCAGCTCCACGCTGACCCCTACGTGAGCTGCTTCATCGCCGCAGTGGTGGAGATCCCTGCATACGTCTCCAGCTGGATCGCACTCAGATTCCTTCCCCGTCGACTTTCTGTCTCTGGGACGTTGATCCTTGGATCTCTGCCGCTGTTCGTATTACTGCTGGTGCCAGAAG AGCTGTTTGGTGTTTCTCTTGCGCTGGAGATGGTGGGTAAGTTCGCTTTCACGACCGGGGCCTCCCTGATGTTCGCCTACACCACAGAGCTTTACCCAACATCCCTGAGGAACACCGCGACAGGGACAACCACCACAGTTTCCAGGACTGGAAGTTGCATCAGTCCTTTTCTGTTAAGTCTTG GTGGATACTTCAGCTATTTGCCTTATGTGACTATTGGCTCCCTGGGAGCTGCTACTGCCTTTGTTGCTCTTTTGCTTCCAGAGACTTTTAAGCAACCGCTGCCTGAAACCCTTCAACAAATGCATGAAAGACAAAG GTCCAAATGTCCCTGCATCCAAAAAACTGAAGCCTCAGAACCAGTCGTGTTACCAGACAGTCCTCTGTGA
- the LOC108166867 gene encoding T-cell surface antigen CD2-like: protein MIFMYMVMTFLAPVILATEILTCDITQCDKECQCYAAPGEPLIFYLPVHAQIKLKKNKTTLFKCVNACKEENSKYIKSCKFVVNGTLKCENTIEKDSGVYLLELYDEKGKNIKQVNINLQIIAPVSQPAMFXKCLSPEQRTVSCSAEGEHTQFSFSLDYNPXLHTKPXSGNNGSITISLNGRLEGNLECKVQNKVSSKQITVHLSSCEEAHFPAVIVSASAAVLLLLLVFLGIKLFKLKIRRSPTTITEGDAEEEIVYSDVRVTRDARKRDG from the exons ATGATTTTCATGTACATGGTAATGACATTTCTGGCTCCAGTGATCTTAGCAACAG AGATATTGACATGTGATATAACTCAGTGTGATAAAGAATGTCAGTGTTATGCAGCACCTGGAGAACCTCTGATATTTTACCTTCCAGTTCATGCACAGAttaagttgaaaaaaaataaaactacacttTTTAAGTGTGTAAACGCATGTAAGGAAGAAAATTCAAAGTACATTAAATCCTGCAAATTCGTCGTAAATGGAACACTGAAGTGTGAGAACACCATAGAGAAAGACTCTGGAGTTTATCTGCTGGAGCTATATGATGAGAAGGGTAAAAACATCAAGCAAGTCAACATCAATCTTCAGATCATAG ctccagtttCACAACCTGCCATGTTTCAKAAATGTTTGTCACCAGAGCAGAGGACAGTCAGCTGCTCAGCAGAGGGAGAACACACACAGTTCTCTTTTTCTCTGGATTATAATCCGTYACTACACACTAAACCTGBCAGTGGAAATAATGGAAGCATCACCATCAGTTTAAATGGTCGACTGGAAGGAAACCTGGAGTGTAAAGTTCAGAACAAGGTCAGCAGTAAACAGATCACCGTCCACCTTTCAAGTTGTGAAg aggcTCATTTTCCAGCTGTGATCGTCTCAGCAAGTGCAGCcgttctgcttcttcttttggtttttcttggcatcaaactgtttaaactgaaaataagaaGAAGCCCCACAACCATCACAGAAG GTGATGCTGAGGAGGAAATAGTTTACTCAGATGTCAGAGTGACTCGGGATGCCAGAAAGAGGGATGGTTAG
- the LOC103475337 gene encoding sodium-dependent phosphate transport protein 2A-like, with protein sequence METQSRLPRVKETALTLLKIPLLFLLLYIFICSLDILSSAFQLVGGRTAREIFQKNIVLSNPVGGVMVGILVTVLVQSSSTSTSITVSFVSSGLMDVQSAIPIIMGANIGTSVTNTIVALMHPGDRDEFERAFAGATVHDCFNWLSVLLLLPLEVVTGALRHLSHGVVKTLQLSSRDNPPELLKVITKPLTKLVVQLDKKVLTAMATEDQVQMNKSLVKRWCKSAVMKENQTLWGAQSLSEKKYKCKHLFANSSLSDLAIGLILLICSLLVLCGCLILLVKLLNSMLKGQVSNVINKILNTDFPPPFTWVTGYLALIAGAGMTFLVQSSSVFTSALTPLVGVGVISLERTYPLTLGSNLGTTGTALLAALASRAEKIAATTQVALCHFFFNLFGIMLWYPIPATRLPIQMALGLGRYAARYRWFAVLYLVLFFLLFPLVVFVLSMAGWKVLTGTGVPIIILIISVAMINFLQSRKPGFLPPKLQNWNFLPIWLTSLQPMDDLITRMTLWCGQISECLRRNDGPDATIRGEWKENEKSPETDEGQINQRKQYTPCSKLLCKLDIWRNFPS encoded by the exons ATGGAGACTCAGTCACGACTGCCCAGAGTGAAAGAAACTGCACTTACTCTCCTAAAAATCCCcctcctctttctgctgctctACATCTTTATTTGCTCACTTGACATTTTGAGCTCTGCCTTTCAACTTGTAGGAG GCAGGACAGCTCGGGAAATCTTCCAGAAAAATATTGTCCTGTCGAACCCAGTGGGTGGTGTGATGGTGGGGATTCTGGTGACAGTCTTAGTCCAGAGCTCTTCCACRTCAACCTCCATCACAGTCAGCTTTGTGTCCTCTGGTT TGATGGATGTGCAGTCAGCCATTCCCATTATCATGGGAGCCAACATCGGGACATCAGTCACCAACACTATTGTTGCTTTAATGCACCCTGGAGACAGAGACGAGTTTGAAAG GGCATTTGCTGGAGCAACAGTTCATGACTGCTTTAACTGGCTGTcagttctgctgcttctccctCTGGAAGTCGTTACTGGAGCGTTGAGACACCTGTCACATGGTGTAGTCAAAACCCTtcagctgagcagcagagataATCCACCTGAACTTCTGAAAGTTATCACTAAGCCGCTGACTAAATTGGTAGTCCAG tTGGACAAAAAAGTGCTTACAGCAATGGCCACAGAGGACCAAGTTCAGATGAACAAGAGTCTGGTGAAGCGTTGGTGTAAATCTGCTGTTATGAAG GAGAACCAGACATTGTGGGGAGCACAGAgcctttcagaaaaaaaatataaat GTAAGCATCTGTTCGCAAACTCCTCTCTGTCAGACTTGGCCATCGGTCTCATCCTGCTCATCTGCTCCTTGTTAGTCCTCTGCGGCTGCCTCATCCTGCTGGTCAAACTGTTGAACTCCATGCTAAAGGGCCAAGTGTCAAATGTTATAAACAAAATCCTTAACACAG ATTTCCCTCCCCCTTTTACCTGGGTGACAGGTTATCTGGCTCTGATAGCTGGGGCTGGCATGACATTTTTGGTTCAGAGTAGTTCTGTCTTTACATCTGCCCTTACACCACTCGTAG GGGTTGGTGTGATTAGTCTGGAAAGGACTTACCCTTTGACCCTGGGCTCCAACCTTGGAACCACAGGTACAGCTCTGTTAGCAGCCCTGGCTAGCCGTGCAGAAAAGATAGCTGCTACcacacag GTTGCCTTATGCCACTTTTTCTTTAACCTCTTTGGTATCATGCTTTGGTATCCGATACCAGCCACTCGTTTACCCATACAAATGGCATTGGGACTCGGAAGGTACGCTGCCAG GTACCGCTGGTTTGCTGTCCTCTACCTCGTCCTGTTTTTCCTGCTGTTCCCTCTGGTGGTGTTTGTTCTCTCCATGGCTGGCTGGAAGGTGTTGACTGGAACTGGCGTACCAATCATAATATTGATTATATCTGTAGCAATGATAAACTTCCTCCAATCACGGAAACCTGGGTTTTTGCCGCCAAAACTGCAGAACTGGAATTTTCTTCCTATTTGGCTCACTTCACTGCAGCCAATGGATGACCTCATTACCAGGATGACTCTTTGGTGTGGACAAATCAGCG AGTGTCTAAGGAGAAACGACGGGCCAGACGCCACTATAAGAGGAGAATGGAAGGAGAACGAGAAATCTCCAGAGACTGATGAAGGCCaaataaaccaaagaaaacaatatacACCGTGTTCCAAATTATTATGCAAATTGGAT ATCTGGAGAAACTTTCCCTCCTGA
- the LOC103475398 gene encoding uncharacterized protein LOC103475398: protein MKIVFIIFAAFVASALAKESIECKFYDSPGTQQCYGSEGQKLIFHLSETKMADFRLTKDGEYVFLITYSKGKLDLKGHHVGQFEEIQPGIFSLGNAVKKHSGRYSLEEYDAAGRNIRRVQVHIKIQKPVSKPAVSQKCSSPDQKTVTCSSHGDEVEFLLTLDGHSLIQSRGTNCTGETFYATNVCISIYGQLTGGLRCQVWNNVSREDSEIHLTACEGKKMFHVFINIF, encoded by the exons ATGAAAATCGTCTTCAtaatttttgctgcttttgttgcaTCTGCTCTGGCAAAAG aaTCTATCGAGTGCAAATTTTATGACTCCCCTGGAACTCAGCAGTGTTACGGATCAGAAGGACAGAAACTTATTTTTCACCTTTCAGAGACAAAAATGGCAGATTTTAGATTGACAAAAGATGGCGAGTACGTATTTTTAATAACATACAGTAAAGGAAAACTGGACCTCAAGGGGCACCATGTCGGTCAGTTTGAGGAAATCCAACCTGGAATATTCAGTCTGGGAAACGCCGTGAAGAAACATTCTGGACGTTACTCCCTGGAGGAATACGACGCTGCAGGACGGAACATCAGAAGAGTTCAGGtccacataaaaatacaaa AGCCAGTGTCGAAGCCAGCAGTGtctcaaaaatgttcttcacCTGATCAGAAGACAGTCACATGTTCTTCTCATGGAGATGAAGTGGAGTTCCTTCTGACTTTAGATGGTCACTCACTTATACAAAGCAGAGGGACCAACTGCACAGGTGAAACATTTTATGCCACAAATGTTTGCATCAGCATATATGGCCAGCTGACAGGAGGCCTCAGGTGCCAAGTCTGGAACAATGTCAGCAGAGAAGATTCAGAAATTCATTTAACAGCATGTGAAGGTAAAAAGatgttccatgtttttattaacatcttttaa